The Neorhodopirellula lusitana genome includes a window with the following:
- the thrS gene encoding threonine--tRNA ligase translates to MSTASVPSVDVRLPDGTTQSHPADATPMDVAKGISEGLARSVVAAEVDDKIVDSFRPLSELADEQGTVALKLLTTRDSDALDVLRHSAAHVMARAVMRLYKGVSLAFGPTTSGGFYYDFDLPEKISEDDFPKIEAEIKKIIKEKEPFERFILDRDEARKLCEDLDQDLKVEHIDTGLGDQATVSFYRQGEFVDLCRGPHIPHAGMIKAIKMLSVAGAYWKGDASGRQLQRLYGTAFFDKKQLAAYLEHLEEAKRRDHRVLGKQHGLFSINPEVGPGLCLWLPKGARVRVTLEDFLRKELLSRGYDPVYSPHIGRVEMYETSGHFPYYRDSQFAPLFGTEVGGLLDAWSTRLQAGSLSSDDEDKLMAAAEVFGVKLPDYKPSAAPDKKQEVLHSWQVNNERYLLKPMNCPHHCQIFAAQPRSYRQLPLRLFEFGTVYRHEQTGELNGMMRVRGLTQDDAHIFCTAEQVEEEFRATIELTKFVLESVGLDDYRVQLSLRDPDSSKYVGSEENWDHAEGALRGVLEQSGLNFNEEPGEAAFYGPKADFMVRDCIGRSWQLGTVQLDYNLPQRFKLNYKGADNSTHQPVMIHRAPFGSLERFTGMLIEHFAGAFPMWLSPEQVRVLPLSDKTQEYAFTVAKQLEDAGLKVSVDASDGKVQAKIRNSQLDLVNYMAVVGPKEAEAGHLALRDRIDGDLGSMPVAEAIAKLKEEIATRKVRQAVKMENVSVAESGETSHEY, encoded by the coding sequence ATGTCTACCGCTTCGGTTCCCAGTGTCGACGTTCGCCTTCCCGACGGCACCACGCAAAGCCATCCGGCCGATGCGACCCCCATGGATGTCGCCAAAGGGATTAGCGAGGGGCTCGCTCGCTCGGTCGTGGCGGCGGAAGTGGACGATAAAATTGTCGATTCCTTCCGTCCTCTTAGTGAACTGGCTGACGAACAGGGCACCGTTGCACTAAAGCTTCTGACCACTCGTGATAGTGATGCCCTGGACGTGCTCCGGCACTCCGCCGCCCACGTGATGGCTCGTGCCGTAATGCGGCTCTATAAGGGGGTCTCGCTGGCCTTTGGTCCCACCACTTCGGGTGGTTTTTATTACGACTTTGATTTGCCGGAGAAGATTAGCGAAGACGATTTCCCTAAGATCGAAGCTGAAATCAAGAAGATCATCAAAGAAAAAGAACCCTTCGAACGGTTCATTTTGGACCGCGATGAAGCTCGCAAGCTGTGCGAAGACCTCGATCAAGATCTGAAGGTTGAGCACATCGATACTGGCCTGGGTGATCAGGCGACTGTTAGTTTCTATCGCCAGGGCGAATTCGTCGACCTTTGCCGTGGGCCGCACATCCCACACGCCGGAATGATCAAGGCGATCAAAATGCTCTCGGTTGCCGGAGCATATTGGAAAGGCGATGCGTCGGGCCGACAACTCCAGCGACTCTATGGCACCGCGTTCTTCGACAAGAAGCAACTCGCCGCATACCTGGAACATCTCGAAGAAGCTAAACGCCGCGACCACCGTGTCCTGGGCAAACAACACGGTTTGTTTTCAATCAATCCAGAGGTCGGTCCAGGTCTTTGCTTGTGGTTGCCAAAGGGAGCACGCGTGCGTGTCACCTTGGAAGACTTTTTGCGAAAAGAATTGCTGTCGCGCGGCTACGATCCGGTGTACAGCCCGCACATTGGTCGCGTGGAAATGTACGAGACCAGCGGCCACTTCCCATACTATCGTGACAGCCAATTTGCACCGTTGTTCGGTACCGAAGTGGGAGGGCTGCTGGATGCTTGGAGCACGCGATTGCAGGCCGGTTCGCTTTCCAGCGATGACGAAGACAAGCTGATGGCAGCGGCGGAAGTGTTTGGTGTCAAACTACCTGACTACAAACCATCCGCTGCACCGGATAAGAAGCAAGAAGTCTTGCACTCCTGGCAAGTCAATAACGAGCGATATTTGCTCAAGCCGATGAATTGCCCACACCACTGCCAAATCTTTGCTGCTCAGCCACGGTCCTATCGCCAGTTGCCATTGCGGTTGTTCGAGTTCGGCACGGTCTATCGCCACGAGCAAACTGGTGAACTGAACGGCATGATGCGTGTTCGTGGGCTCACTCAAGATGACGCGCACATCTTCTGTACCGCTGAACAAGTCGAAGAAGAATTCCGTGCCACGATCGAACTGACTAAGTTCGTTCTCGAGTCCGTGGGCTTGGACGATTATCGTGTTCAACTTTCACTGCGTGATCCCGACAGCAGCAAGTACGTCGGCAGCGAAGAGAATTGGGACCACGCCGAAGGCGCGTTGCGAGGCGTCCTCGAACAGTCTGGTTTGAACTTCAATGAAGAACCGGGTGAGGCTGCGTTCTACGGGCCGAAGGCTGACTTCATGGTGCGTGATTGCATCGGACGATCCTGGCAACTTGGCACCGTGCAGTTGGACTACAACCTGCCGCAACGATTCAAGCTGAACTACAAGGGTGCGGATAACTCAACACACCAACCGGTCATGATTCACCGTGCCCCGTTCGGGTCGCTTGAACGGTTCACCGGCATGTTGATTGAGCACTTCGCCGGTGCGTTCCCAATGTGGTTGTCGCCCGAACAGGTCCGCGTGCTGCCGCTGAGTGATAAAACTCAGGAGTACGCATTCACGGTCGCGAAACAACTCGAAGATGCTGGATTGAAGGTTTCCGTCGACGCCAGCGATGGCAAGGTGCAAGCAAAAATCCGCAACTCGCAGCTTGATCTGGTCAACTACATGGCGGTTGTCGGACCCAAAGAAGCCGAAGCCGGCCACCTCGCACTGCGAGACCGCATCGACGGCGACCTGGGATCGATGCCAGTCGCCGAAGCAATCGCGAAACTGAAAGAAGAAATCGCCACTCGCAAAGTCCGCCAAGCGGTCAAAATGGAAAACGTCTCCGTCGCCGAATCCGGCGAGACCTCCCACGAGTATTAG